The proteins below come from a single Gimesia alba genomic window:
- a CDS encoding SUMF1/EgtB/PvdO family nonheme iron enzyme: MFLSHYSFLTSGQIFSSHICWIALLLVVFSGCAEPAATPVTEFSEPVPTQMSPNAPSPETLPEAELMLISLETPPAKPLLAPFDQRAAKAAQQAWADSMHLEPVTTNGIGMQFALIPPGEFMMGSPANEVERQDFEVQHRVKITKPFYLGTFEVTQAEYKKIMGENPSWFSPQGRGSTKVTGQKTDRFPVDSASWFDAQIFCRKLSEREGKTYRLPTEAEWEYACRAGTTGPFHFGNVDNGRLSNTAGNDPYGTNKQGPALGRTTQVGSYAPNAFGLFDMHGNVFEWCADWYVPPVYRQRTGKLTVDPLVSTKAPVFKTRVLRGGAWNKGKEIHARSALRRGNLPSWKGQNIGFRVVQEATQQARPAGIAQSLKPNDKQIKVIKDPRAGELVFIPAGTFLMGAPANEKGAWPFEKPQHKVEIKTGFYIGKYEVTHEQFRVFSAETGYKTEAQKNPRGGGGYDAERKDVVNHHQRFSWRFPGFPQRSNEPVVNVTWNDAVAYCKWLTEKDGKYLYRLPTEAEWEYVGRAGTKTAYGWGQDQNSLIGNENVSDQSLAKKLNPNSFHYKRCGPGNDGFPFTAPVGSFKPNAFGIYDLHGNVSEWCNDVYLEDRYQNPDRPVPKTGAKRVLRGGSYLYLHLDCRAARRVNAPAAERRCDRGFRIVREVAPRSAAQSLAEAKPRPVPATPTPKTPPVIMERDVISFQPLPTDEPVTSFTVTEDNRFLICSHQGANQVSVWDALTKAKVAVLTTTSPRSVMSRGDQLFVANDGEGTISVYSRDNKWALTNQLDVEKPHIVYLSAPQHKFFKGEILVTCHGKGNKASYEDCHIYHLNVKEDRDKHISKSALATCSYDGRIVITQGSFNLSSAGGISAFAWDDFISSESPYPIYKGGISQTPYAYQVHPGSIWLANNNILGGVPLTSIKQNLGKILIADCSQKLVYSVTENKVRAHILNALVEEIGDRKVVYPKNEFGLNYNDIYRTRDYLLDHPIAFTADKTTHFFVLDLKKNLLLSATTPAFPLPERKLVGQPDSPLAPASQPDLLPARIAEGEAFRHQLPDNAGTSYVLMSGPKGFRLEKNLVTWKPGVNSVGTHELKFKVTQDNQVSFVRLDLEVVSRELVERAGSLENIDRFTRLPLEIDLFKLIPTSDYQSVLLLQGDSAKRLSGNGIQVAQEYRLPHRYHFVAERAKTFLALNQSEKQLDLIDQKTLKVTRSIPLRSSGIMVMEITDLAVHPQLPISYVAVKTGLELPRYQVLVVNEKSRKVSAPDELLGTWVCVDPAGKMLYTGYGDMYRRGTRFHINPGWRLLEVPQYGNIDFLITCNLRNGFPRVRQYIPKAGANGSGIRLSPDGKRITYLSFGGFPPLSKNLPAWNPANLKKEPVIYEIKDRAVTNLLAYHPTLNLVAVPGGNSAVLFDRETGREINDKLLFTKDGLGEAKVDDLFFSPDGTSLVFLCNEKLKGRYLRSVPLKLNSLEKSKISQGVKRVVPQPLIARSRETVKKSEIQSLNAARKGKKLSAQEIASQFNQSVLLIQTEEGSASGFVVGQKGYILTCAHAIPSEGKINISYLSEKTRSKTKREAEAELVHIDEDLDLALLKMKGNLSLKPVALGERTAVDSGEQVTVIGNPSVGETILSQTLTTGVVSNPKRLLRGQSLIQISAAVNPGNSGGPVFDVFGHVIGLVVLKADIEATGFAVPVTQLRAFLLEVTNRKTSRD; encoded by the coding sequence ATGTTCCTGTCTCATTATTCTTTTCTGACGAGTGGTCAAATCTTTTCTTCTCATATCTGCTGGATCGCACTGCTGCTGGTTGTGTTTTCAGGATGCGCTGAACCGGCTGCGACTCCTGTCACAGAATTTTCTGAGCCTGTGCCCACACAGATGTCTCCGAATGCCCCGTCTCCTGAAACCCTACCGGAAGCTGAGCTGATGCTGATCAGTCTTGAGACGCCGCCAGCCAAGCCGCTCCTGGCGCCGTTCGATCAACGTGCAGCCAAAGCAGCGCAGCAGGCCTGGGCCGATTCGATGCATCTGGAACCGGTCACAACCAACGGCATCGGCATGCAGTTCGCTTTAATCCCTCCCGGTGAATTTATGATGGGATCGCCTGCAAACGAGGTGGAACGTCAAGATTTTGAAGTTCAACATCGAGTCAAAATTACGAAGCCATTTTATCTGGGTACATTTGAAGTCACCCAGGCAGAATATAAAAAGATCATGGGAGAAAATCCGAGCTGGTTTTCTCCCCAAGGTCGGGGAAGTACCAAGGTCACCGGTCAAAAAACAGATCGTTTTCCTGTCGATTCTGCCAGCTGGTTCGACGCACAGATTTTCTGTCGTAAGTTATCAGAACGGGAAGGAAAAACCTATCGACTACCGACAGAGGCAGAATGGGAATATGCGTGCCGTGCGGGAACGACGGGGCCTTTTCATTTCGGAAACGTTGATAATGGCCGACTCAGTAACACGGCGGGCAATGATCCCTACGGTACCAACAAGCAAGGTCCCGCGCTGGGTCGAACGACCCAAGTCGGATCGTATGCTCCCAATGCGTTCGGCTTATTTGACATGCACGGAAATGTATTTGAATGGTGTGCCGACTGGTATGTTCCCCCCGTTTATCGTCAGCGAACCGGCAAGCTGACAGTTGACCCACTGGTGTCTACCAAAGCACCGGTTTTCAAAACACGTGTCTTACGCGGAGGTGCCTGGAACAAAGGCAAAGAGATCCACGCGCGTTCCGCACTCCGGCGCGGCAATCTGCCTTCCTGGAAAGGACAAAACATCGGCTTTCGCGTGGTCCAAGAAGCAACGCAGCAGGCTCGGCCAGCAGGCATCGCACAATCTCTCAAACCGAATGACAAACAGATCAAGGTCATCAAAGATCCCCGCGCGGGCGAACTGGTCTTTATCCCTGCCGGGACATTTCTGATGGGCGCGCCTGCCAATGAAAAAGGCGCATGGCCTTTCGAGAAACCGCAACATAAAGTCGAAATCAAAACAGGGTTTTACATCGGGAAATACGAAGTCACACACGAACAGTTCCGCGTGTTTTCTGCTGAGACGGGATATAAAACAGAAGCACAAAAAAATCCTCGAGGCGGAGGCGGATACGATGCTGAGCGTAAGGACGTCGTCAATCATCATCAAAGATTTTCCTGGAGATTTCCCGGTTTCCCACAACGTAGCAATGAGCCGGTGGTCAATGTCACCTGGAACGATGCTGTCGCATACTGCAAATGGTTGACGGAAAAGGACGGGAAATATCTTTATCGGCTGCCTACCGAAGCAGAATGGGAATATGTCGGCCGAGCGGGAACAAAGACCGCTTATGGGTGGGGCCAGGACCAAAACTCACTGATTGGAAATGAAAATGTCTCTGATCAATCCCTGGCCAAAAAGCTGAATCCGAACTCGTTCCATTACAAACGCTGTGGACCAGGGAACGACGGCTTTCCTTTTACTGCCCCGGTGGGCTCATTCAAACCGAATGCATTCGGTATCTATGACCTTCACGGCAATGTAAGCGAATGGTGTAACGACGTGTATCTGGAAGATCGTTATCAGAATCCGGACAGGCCCGTTCCAAAAACAGGCGCCAAACGCGTATTGCGAGGCGGTTCGTATCTGTACTTGCACCTTGATTGCCGCGCCGCCCGGCGCGTGAATGCACCGGCAGCCGAACGCCGCTGTGATCGCGGTTTTCGTATCGTTCGCGAAGTGGCTCCCAGGTCGGCTGCACAATCACTGGCGGAAGCGAAACCGCGGCCCGTTCCGGCAACTCCGACTCCCAAAACTCCACCAGTCATAATGGAACGTGACGTAATTTCGTTCCAACCGCTCCCTACTGATGAGCCAGTCACGTCGTTTACGGTCACAGAGGATAACCGTTTTCTGATCTGCTCTCATCAGGGTGCCAATCAGGTTTCGGTCTGGGATGCCCTCACCAAAGCGAAAGTAGCAGTCCTGACAACCACATCCCCCCGCTCTGTGATGAGTCGCGGAGACCAGTTGTTTGTGGCCAATGACGGAGAAGGCACGATCAGTGTTTACTCACGCGATAATAAATGGGCACTCACCAATCAACTGGACGTGGAAAAACCGCATATCGTCTATCTGAGTGCGCCACAGCACAAATTTTTCAAAGGGGAAATCCTGGTCACGTGTCATGGAAAAGGAAATAAAGCATCGTACGAGGATTGCCACATTTATCATCTGAATGTCAAAGAAGACCGAGACAAACACATTTCGAAGTCGGCTCTGGCAACGTGCAGCTATGATGGCCGGATCGTGATTACTCAAGGTTCCTTTAATCTGAGTTCTGCGGGTGGTATTTCTGCGTTTGCCTGGGATGATTTCATTTCCAGCGAATCCCCCTACCCCATCTATAAAGGGGGAATCTCACAGACACCTTACGCTTATCAAGTCCATCCCGGATCGATCTGGCTCGCGAACAACAATATTCTGGGTGGGGTTCCGCTCACCAGTATCAAGCAAAATCTGGGCAAAATTCTGATTGCTGACTGCAGCCAGAAACTGGTTTATTCTGTAACGGAAAACAAGGTTCGCGCACACATCCTCAATGCGCTGGTTGAGGAAATCGGTGATCGGAAAGTTGTTTATCCCAAGAATGAATTCGGCCTTAATTATAACGACATCTATCGCACGCGCGACTATCTGCTCGACCATCCGATTGCGTTCACCGCCGATAAAACAACTCACTTTTTTGTGCTTGATCTGAAAAAGAATCTGTTACTGTCTGCCACGACGCCGGCGTTCCCTTTACCGGAACGCAAACTGGTGGGTCAACCTGATTCCCCATTAGCACCAGCCTCCCAACCCGATCTGCTCCCCGCACGGATAGCAGAAGGAGAAGCGTTCCGCCATCAGTTGCCTGACAACGCAGGCACAAGTTATGTCTTGATGAGTGGCCCGAAAGGATTCAGGCTGGAGAAGAATCTGGTGACCTGGAAGCCTGGCGTGAATTCCGTAGGCACTCACGAATTGAAATTCAAAGTGACGCAGGACAATCAGGTTTCCTTTGTGCGGCTTGATCTCGAAGTCGTTTCCCGCGAACTGGTCGAACGCGCAGGTTCCTTAGAAAACATCGATCGCTTTACGCGACTCCCCCTTGAGATTGATTTATTCAAGTTGATTCCTACGAGCGATTATCAAAGCGTGCTGCTCCTGCAGGGAGATTCCGCCAAACGGCTAAGCGGAAACGGGATCCAAGTGGCACAGGAATATCGTCTACCGCATCGCTATCATTTCGTCGCAGAACGCGCCAAAACATTTCTCGCGCTGAATCAGTCAGAAAAGCAACTGGACCTGATCGACCAGAAGACCCTCAAAGTCACCAGAAGTATCCCCTTAAGATCGTCTGGTATCATGGTGATGGAGATTACCGACCTGGCAGTTCACCCACAGCTGCCGATCAGTTACGTCGCCGTCAAAACAGGGTTGGAATTGCCACGCTATCAAGTGCTGGTTGTGAACGAGAAAAGTCGAAAAGTCTCTGCACCCGATGAATTGCTGGGAACGTGGGTCTGTGTCGACCCGGCTGGAAAAATGCTCTACACCGGCTATGGGGATATGTACCGACGCGGCACCCGTTTTCATATCAATCCTGGGTGGCGCCTGCTGGAAGTTCCCCAATACGGCAATATCGACTTCCTGATTACCTGTAACCTGCGGAATGGGTTTCCCCGAGTCCGACAATATATTCCCAAAGCGGGCGCCAACGGGTCGGGCATTCGACTCTCCCCAGACGGGAAACGAATCACCTATCTTTCGTTCGGGGGCTTTCCGCCACTTTCCAAAAACCTGCCCGCCTGGAACCCGGCGAACCTCAAGAAGGAGCCCGTGATCTATGAAATAAAAGATCGTGCCGTGACCAATCTACTGGCCTACCATCCGACACTCAATCTGGTCGCAGTGCCAGGAGGAAATTCGGCGGTCCTGTTTGATCGGGAAACGGGGCGGGAAATCAATGATAAGCTTCTCTTTACTAAGGACGGTCTAGGCGAAGCCAAGGTTGATGATCTGTTCTTTTCCCCCGATGGTACGTCGCTCGTCTTTCTCTGTAATGAAAAATTAAAAGGACGCTACCTGCGAAGTGTCCCGCTGAAGCTGAATTCACTGGAAAAATCGAAAATCTCTCAGGGAGTCAAGCGTGTTGTTCCTCAACCCTTAATTGCCCGTTCTCGAGAGACTGTTAAGAAATCGGAGATCCAGTCACTCAATGCGGCACGGAAGGGTAAAAAACTGTCAGCCCAGGAAATCGCCAGTCAGTTCAATCAATCGGTGCTGCTGATTCAAACAGAGGAGGGCTCGGCATCCGGTTTTGTCGTTGGCCAGAAGGGATATATTTTAACGTGTGCCCATGCGATTCCCTCCGAAGGAAAAATTAATATTTCCTACCTCTCTGAAAAGACGAGATCAAAAACCAAACGGGAAGCCGAGGCAGAACTCGTTCACATTGACGAAGACCTGGACCTGGCTCTGTTGAAAATGAAAGGCAACTTGAGTCTCAAGCCGGTCGCACTCGGTGAACGTACCGCAGTCGACTCGGGCGAACAGGTTACTGTGATCGGGAATCCGAGCGTTGGTGAAACGATTCTTTCCCAGACTCTGACCACCGGAGTCGTCAGCAATCCGAAACGACTGCTGCGCGGGCAATCTCTGATTCAGATCTCGGCAGCCGTGAATCCAGGAAACAGCGGCGGCCCCGTGTTTGATGTATTCGGCCATGTCATCGGCCTCGTCGTACTCAAAGCCGACATCGAAGCCACCGGATTTGCGGTTCCGGTGACTCAACTGCGCGCGTTTTTGCTGGAGGTAACAAATCGAAAAACCAGCCGCGATTAA
- a CDS encoding YybH family protein: MQSDEQEIRELVSTWLEATKAGDTETVLDLIADDVVFLVPGEPPMVGKTPYIEAAQPYMDQIVPAIDGVSEIQEIKILGDWAFMWSEMVVTITPTAGSPVKRVGHTLSILHKENGKWRIAREANMLIPVAVEGC, encoded by the coding sequence ATGCAAAGTGACGAACAGGAAATTCGCGAATTAGTCAGTACGTGGCTGGAAGCAACTAAAGCAGGCGATACGGAGACCGTTCTCGACCTGATTGCAGATGATGTCGTTTTCCTGGTACCTGGTGAGCCTCCCATGGTTGGAAAAACACCCTATATCGAAGCGGCACAGCCTTACATGGATCAGATCGTCCCCGCGATTGATGGTGTCAGTGAAATCCAGGAAATTAAGATACTGGGCGACTGGGCTTTCATGTGGTCAGAAATGGTAGTGACCATCACACCGACGGCTGGCTCACCGGTGAAACGGGTGGGGCACACGCTGTCCATCCTGCACAAAGAAAACGGGAAGTGGCGCATTGCCCGAGAGGCCAACATGCTGATACCAGTGGCGGTGGAGGGGTGCTGA
- a CDS encoding sulfatase, whose protein sequence is MSPHFSRVLQRVAVFCLIPFLLVASVQAAHFQNETQTHPNIVVFLVDDMGVMDTSVPFLTDAAGKPKRYPLNDYYITPSMEQLAKQGIRFNNFYAMSVCSPTRISIMTGQNAARHHATNWINPRKNNAGPQGPPDWNWEGLKKDDVTLARLLEKAGYRTIHVGKGHFGADGFPGAEPLNLGFDVNIAGASFGAPGSYYGKKNYGRGTKRAHHAVPHLEKYHGTDTFLTEALTIEANAALASAVKADKPFYLYMAQYAVHAPFDSDPRFEEHYKKSGKPSPAQAFATLIEGMDKSLGDIMKQLDALGVAENTLIFFLGDNGSDAPLGHQHAVACAAPLRGKKGAHYEGGMRVPFIAAWAKPNPNNPLQKQLPIPADMIQPQVAAVQDLFPTILDITKVKVPEKYTVDGKLLNKLLLGKPDKSRPEEFLMHYPHSPHRSNYFTTYRNGDWKVIYHYVPSKDSEDSHYQLYNLAEDPFEQHNLAQTEPKKLKRMMRALIASMEQHDALYPVEKGSRKPLKPKMP, encoded by the coding sequence CTGTCTGATTCCGTTTCTGTTGGTTGCCTCTGTGCAGGCGGCTCATTTTCAAAACGAAACGCAGACGCATCCAAACATCGTGGTGTTTCTGGTTGATGATATGGGAGTGATGGACACGTCGGTTCCTTTTTTGACCGATGCGGCAGGAAAACCAAAACGCTATCCACTGAATGATTATTATATCACCCCCAGTATGGAACAGCTGGCGAAGCAGGGGATTCGGTTCAATAATTTCTATGCGATGAGTGTCTGCTCGCCGACGCGGATTTCGATTATGACCGGTCAGAATGCCGCCCGGCACCATGCGACGAACTGGATTAATCCCAGAAAGAATAATGCCGGACCACAGGGGCCGCCCGACTGGAACTGGGAAGGGTTAAAGAAAGATGATGTCACTTTAGCACGTCTGCTGGAGAAGGCCGGATATCGCACGATTCATGTCGGCAAAGGGCACTTCGGTGCAGACGGGTTTCCGGGAGCGGAGCCGCTTAATCTTGGATTTGATGTGAATATCGCTGGTGCCTCATTCGGTGCGCCGGGCAGTTATTATGGAAAGAAGAACTACGGCCGCGGCACGAAGCGTGCCCACCATGCGGTCCCGCATCTGGAAAAATATCATGGCACCGACACTTTTCTGACCGAAGCACTCACGATTGAAGCCAATGCCGCCCTGGCGTCTGCCGTCAAAGCGGACAAGCCGTTTTACCTTTATATGGCGCAATACGCGGTGCATGCTCCCTTTGATTCCGACCCCCGTTTCGAAGAACATTACAAAAAATCAGGCAAACCATCTCCCGCGCAGGCGTTTGCGACGTTGATTGAAGGTATGGATAAATCGCTGGGCGACATCATGAAACAGCTCGATGCACTGGGCGTTGCCGAAAATACGCTGATCTTCTTCCTGGGAGATAACGGCTCCGACGCACCACTGGGACATCAGCATGCGGTTGCTTGTGCTGCGCCGCTGCGAGGCAAGAAAGGGGCTCATTACGAAGGGGGCATGCGGGTGCCGTTCATCGCGGCCTGGGCCAAGCCGAACCCGAATAATCCACTACAGAAACAGCTGCCAATCCCCGCTGATATGATTCAACCCCAGGTCGCTGCGGTGCAGGATCTGTTTCCGACTATTTTGGATATCACAAAGGTCAAAGTACCAGAGAAGTACACCGTAGACGGAAAGCTTCTCAACAAACTGTTGCTTGGCAAACCAGACAAATCTCGACCGGAAGAGTTCCTGATGCACTATCCCCATTCGCCACACCGCAGTAATTACTTCACCACGTATCGTAACGGCGACTGGAAAGTGATCTACCATTATGTGCCTTCCAAAGATTCGGAAGATTCACATTACCAGCTCTACAATCTGGCTGAAGATCCCTTTGAGCAGCATAATCTCGCGCAAACAGAACCGAAGAAGCTCAAACGTATGATGCGGGCCTTGATCGCCAGCATGGAACAACATGACGCGCTTTACCCTGTGGAAAAAGGGAGTCGCAAACCTTTAAAACCGAAAATGCCCTGA